Proteins from one Palaemon carinicauda isolate YSFRI2023 chromosome 26, ASM3689809v2, whole genome shotgun sequence genomic window:
- the LOC137620046 gene encoding axoneme-associated protein mst101(2)-like — MNTAEEEKQVEKIKMSNRKMNDFESRLRDLTWNDEDGEFLEEEFWKELKFTPAEELKTLTKDLRESMPLHNNPTQGNSSKKVLKMEKMINDYEKEEEKDKKMRKKGKRNRKNKGETKIIKNKITEEEEEENEKGEKNMKSDEEEKEKTKKIKEKNKNDIKNKEEEEEESEEQKNMMNKNIEEEKEETKARKKNKNKEKKKKKVEEKINKIEKENKNSKKKIEINDEVQKRKNNTIGEEDKNRKKKIKLNKEEVEEKTKKIKEKNKNGENEMKNKEVESKRQISWEDILKMIDMKSDLEEERKQNLDKGCRIEELERKLDQLSALWKEKNKEEEMKIKDDQRKNKKDKKWKKITKKKKKNVDEKKKKKKKVDEKKEEKGKMKKNGEVKKKKSKKKEKENGKKKIGKKSLLKLVGEKIISFFYFILCFLGSCIFYIFFYKSFCCIPCWCLPLEMVTGWKYARGLQFDGVKSRCVQIIKDCFKGFKGERQRREEHKVKKEEKKKKKVKSERRREKEQKKKGKEGREKAKNKRRSEKAAQEKENEKMEERKRQKSLEDILKMVDLKSDFEEERKQNLDKGSRTEELERKLDQLCALWKEKNKEEEMKIKEDQRKNKKDKKWKKITKKKKNVDEKKKKKKKVDEKKEKMGKMKKNGEVKKKKSKKKEKENGKKKIAKKSLLKLVGEKIVSFFTLIFWWLVTLIFYIFFYKSFCCIPCWCLPVEVVTGFKYVKNHYLREMRSRCVQIIKDCFKGFKGERQRREEHKVKKEEKKKKKVKSERRREKEQKKKGKKGREKVKNKRRSKKAAQEKENEKMEERKRQKSLEDILKMVDLKSDLEEERKQNFDKGSRTEELERKLDQLSALWKEKKMERNKEEEIKIDKVGEKKDKMKNKVEQKKMKDKEQKKNREEE, encoded by the coding sequence ATGAATACAGCGGAAGAAGAGAAACAAGTTGAAAAGATCAAAATGTCGAATCGGAAAATGAACGATTTCGAAAGCCGACTCCGAGATTTAACGTGGAATGATGAAGACGGAGAATTCCTGGAAGAAGAATTTTGGAAAGAGTTGAAGTTCACTCCTGCGGAGGAACTGAAGACTCTCACCAAGGACTTACGGGAGTCAATGCCTTTGCATAATAACCCCACGCAAGGAAACTCTTCAAAAAAAGTCTTGAAGATGGAAAAGATGATTAATGATtacgagaaggaggaggagaaggataaaaaaatgagaaagaagGGTAAGAGGAATAGAAAGAATAAGGGAGAGACGAAAATAATTAAGAACAAGATtacagaggaagaggaggaggagaatgagaagggggaaaagaatatgaaaagtgatgaggaggagaaggagaagacgaaaaagataaaagaaaagaataagaatgaCATCAaaaataaggaggaggaggaggaggaaagtgaGGAGCAGAAAAATATGATGAACAAGAAtatagaggaggagaaggaggaaacgaaggcgaggaagaaaaataagaacaaagagaagaagaagaagaaggtggaggagaagatCAATAAGatagagaaagaaaataagaatagcAAGAAAAAGATTGAGATTAATGATGAGGTGCAGAAGAGGAAGAACAATACAATTGGGGAAGAGGATAAGAATAGGAAGAAAAAGATCAAGTTGAATAAGGAGGAGGTAGAGGAGAAGACgaaaaagataaaagagaagaaTAAGAATGGAGAGAATGAGATGAAAAATAAGGAGGTGGAAAGTAAGAGGCAGATATCATGGGaagatattttgaaaatgataGATATGAAAAGTGATTTAGAAGAGGAGAGAAAGCAGAACTTAGATAAAGGATGTAGGATAGAGGAATTGGAAAGAAAACTAGATCAACTTTCTGCTTTGTGGAAGGAGAAGAATAAGGAAGAGGAGATGAAGATTAAGGATGACCAGAGGAAGAATAAGAAGGATAAGAAGTGGAAGAAAataacgaagaagaagaaaaagaacgttgatgagaagaagaagaagaaaaagaaggtagACGAGAAAAAGGAAGAGAAGGGGAAGATGAAAAAGAATGGGGAGGTGAAGAAGAAAAAGagtaagaagaaggagaaggagaatggaaaaaagaaaataggGAAGAAATCCCTGTTGAAATTGGTAGGAGAAAAAATAAttagctttttttattttattttatgctttCTGGGTTCTtgcattttctatattttcttttacaaaagttTCTGTTGTATCCCTTGTTGGTGCTTGCCCCTTGAGATGGTCACAGGATGGAAATATGCGAGGGGTTTGCAGTTTGATGGTGTGAAATCTCGTTGTGTACAAATAATAAAAGATTGCTTTAAGGGCTTTAAGGGGGAGAGACAGAGAAGGGAAGAGCATAAAGtaaagaaagaggagaagaagaagaagaaagtgaagagTGAAAGAAGGAGAGAGAAGGAGCAGAAGAAGAAAGGGAAGGAGGGAAGAGAAAAGGCGAAGAATAAGAGACGAAGTGAGAAAGCAGCgcaggaaaaggaaaatgaaaagatggaagagagaaagagacagaaatcATTGGAAGATATTTTGAAAATGGTAGATTTGAAAAGTGATTTTGAAGAGGAGAGAAAGCAGAACTTAGATAAAGGAAGTAGGACAGAGGAATTGGAAAGAAAACTAGACCAACTTTGTGCTTTGTGGAAGGAGAAGAATAAGGAAGAGGAGATGAAGATTAAGGAGGACCAGAGGAAGAATAAGAAGGATAAGAAGTGGAAGAAaataacgaagaagaaaaagaacgttgatgagaagaagaagaagaaaaagaaggtagACGAGAAAAAGGAAAAGATGGGGAAGATGAAAAAGAACGGGGAGGTGAAGAAGAAAAAGagtaagaagaaggagaaggagaatggaaaaaagaaaatagcGAAGAAATCCCTGTTGAAATTGGTAGGAGAAAAAATAGTTAGCTTTTTTACGTTAATTTTTTGGTGGCTGGTTACTctcattttctatattttcttttacaaaagttTCTGTTGTATCCCTTGTTGGTGCTTGCCCGTTGAGGTGGTCACAGGATTTAAATATGTGAAGAATCATTATTTACGTGAGATGAGATCTCGTTGTGTACAAATAATAAAAGATTGCTTTAAGGGCTTTAAGGGGGAGAGACAGAGAAGGGAAGAGCATAAAGtaaagaaagaggagaagaagaagaagaaagtgaagagtgaaagaaggagagagaaggagcaaaagaagaaagggaagaagggaAGAGAAAAGGTGAAGAATAAGAGACGAAGCAAGAAAGCAGCgcaggaaaaggaaaatgaaaagatggaagagagaaagagacagaaatcATTGGAAGATATTTTGAAAATGGTAGATTtgaaaagtgatttagaagaaGAGAGAAAGCAAAACTTCGATAAAGGAAGTAGGACAGAGGAATTGGAAAGAAAACTAGATCAACTTTCTGCTTTGTGGAAGGAGAAGAAAATGGAGAGGAATAAGGAGGAGGAGATAAAGATTGATAAGGTGGGAGAGAAGAAGGATAAGATGAAGAATAAGGTGGAACAGAAGAAGATGAAGGATAAGGAGCAGAAAAAGAACCGCGAGGAGGAGTAG